One Anthonomus grandis grandis chromosome 13, icAntGran1.3, whole genome shotgun sequence DNA segment encodes these proteins:
- the LOC126744069 gene encoding cuticle protein 19-like, translating to MAVSVLNIYKLMFLPMVFHLEYCQALDFGIQQYYKNDLPQDQQHNNEPTNYPRYHFEYGVKDPDSGDIKEQSEMRDGDTVRGEYSMVEPDGTIRTVQYHDDGVSGFNAIVTKSGEAVHPPTKLKIPEESRQSSAYRRR from the exons ATGGCCGTGTCGgtgttaaatatatataag CTGATGTTTCTACCAATGGTATTCCACCTAGAATATTGCCAGGCCTTAGATTTCGGAATTCAGCAGTATTACAAAAATGACTTACCGCAGGATCAACAGCATAATAATGAACCTACA aattaccCAAGGTACCATTTTGAATATGGAGTAAAAGACCCCGATTCCGGAGATATTAAGGAACAATCCGAAATGAGAGACGGAGACACGGTTAGAGGCGAGTATTCGATGGTAGAACCAGATGGTACCATACGAACAGTTCAGTACCATGATGACGGAGTATCCGGATTTAATGCTATTGTTACCAA ATCTGGTGAAGCAGTTCATCCAcccacaaaattaaaaattccggAAGAGTCCCGACAATCATCGGCTTATCGTCGACGATAA